Proteins encoded in a region of the Mesoflavibacter profundi genome:
- a CDS encoding DUF4407 domain-containing protein: MLQHFFIICSGADINILKNASSNEKNKFAGIGATVFFTALMAFIASGYALYTVFDNLFTAIFFGLIWGLLIFNLDRFIVSTLKKRDSFLDEFLQALPRLILALIIAIVISKPLEMKIFEKEINQVLLEEKNAMTLENQEQIALQFSPKETELKQNIEDLKSEIDTKEAEVNALYDTYISEAEGTAGTKKLGKGPVYKEKRDKHDAALAQLQQLKTENKTKIEAIEIQLQQLQNNYQTQVNNTQPIIDGFDGLMARINALNKLPWLPSFFIFLLFLAIETAPIFAKLISPKSEYDFKLEDQETAVKIVVQQRVEERKLALQTDFTINDKVYRDLSEEDELYQFKRKKARELMQLQADAFYKSQQKLL, from the coding sequence ATGTTACAACACTTTTTTATTATTTGCTCTGGCGCAGATATTAACATCTTAAAAAATGCCTCTTCAAACGAAAAAAACAAATTCGCAGGAATTGGCGCAACAGTTTTTTTTACAGCGCTAATGGCATTTATCGCTTCTGGTTATGCGCTTTATACTGTTTTTGACAATCTTTTTACAGCCATATTTTTCGGACTAATTTGGGGATTACTTATTTTTAATTTAGATCGTTTTATCGTGTCTACACTAAAGAAAAGAGATTCTTTTTTAGATGAATTTTTGCAAGCACTTCCAAGACTAATTTTAGCTTTAATTATTGCTATAGTTATATCAAAACCTTTAGAGATGAAGATTTTTGAAAAAGAAATCAATCAGGTTTTATTGGAAGAAAAAAATGCAATGACACTTGAAAATCAAGAACAAATTGCGCTTCAATTTTCTCCTAAAGAAACAGAACTAAAGCAAAACATCGAAGATTTAAAGTCCGAAATTGACACCAAAGAAGCCGAAGTCAATGCACTTTACGACACTTACATTAGCGAAGCCGAAGGTACTGCAGGAACAAAAAAACTGGGTAAAGGTCCAGTTTACAAGGAAAAGCGAGACAAACACGATGCTGCATTAGCCCAATTACAACAACTAAAAACAGAGAACAAAACAAAAATTGAAGCTATTGAAATCCAATTACAACAACTTCAAAACAACTATCAAACACAAGTTAATAATACACAACCTATAATTGATGGTTTTGATGGTTTAATGGCTCGTATTAATGCTTTAAACAAATTACCTTGGTTACCTTCGTTTTTTATATTCTTGTTGTTTTTAGCTATTGAAACTGCGCCAATTTTCGCAAAATTAATTTCACCTAAAAGTGAATATGATTTTAAATTAGAAGATCAAGAAACTGCTGTAAAAATAGTAGTACAACAACGTGTTGAAGAACGTAAACTAGCTTTACAAACCGATTTTACAATTAACGATAAAGTATATAGAGACTTGTCTGAAGAAGACGAATTATATCAATTTAAACGCAAAAAAGCTAGGGAACTTATGCAGTTACAAGCAGATGCATTTTATAAAAGTCAGCAAAAATTATTGTAA
- a CDS encoding PhnA domain-containing protein, with the protein MSVLQMLKDRSNDTCELCSSKTNLSQYTIPPSLNESVDTCVLICDTCKSQINADVPMDPNHWRCLNDSMWSEHVAVQIMAWRMLQRLRAEGWPKDLLDMMYLDEDALALARATGEDKDESEKIIHRDVNGVILENGDNVVLIKDLKVKGSSMVAKQGTAVRNIRVDHENANYIEGKVGGQQIVIITEYVKKN; encoded by the coding sequence ATGAGCGTATTACAAATGCTTAAAGATCGAAGTAATGATACTTGCGAGCTTTGTTCATCAAAAACTAATTTAAGTCAATATACAATTCCGCCATCACTTAATGAAAGCGTAGATACTTGCGTTTTAATTTGTGATACATGTAAGTCTCAAATTAATGCAGATGTACCAATGGATCCAAACCATTGGCGTTGTTTAAACGATAGCATGTGGAGCGAGCATGTTGCGGTACAAATTATGGCTTGGCGCATGTTACAACGTTTACGTGCCGAAGGTTGGCCAAAAGACCTGTTAGATATGATGTATTTAGATGAAGACGCTTTGGCTTTAGCACGCGCAACAGGAGAAGATAAAGACGAAAGTGAAAAAATTATACATCGTGATGTTAATGGTGTTATCCTTGAAAACGGAGATAACGTTGTTTTAATAAAAGACCTAAAAGTAAAAGGATCTAGCATGGTTGCTAAACAAGGAACAGCAGTTAGAAACATACGTGTAGATCATGAAAATGCTAATTATATTGAAGGTAAAGTTGGCGGACAACAAATAGTGATTATCACAGAATATGTAAAAAAGAATTAA
- a CDS encoding family 2 glycosyl transferase has translation MKIGIIIIFHNNENEIDTKYFIEKINQAPGLKICFVNNDSRDYTYNRLKMVKEACDNVSLVNIKKSKSDISAVRAGARYMNNNFNLDFLGYVSINLLNTNYHGIKGLIKTITQNQQEILNFNSENDLKKPVKQTLFQSLFSLIDYLKSIEVKDSFIKIQSISRL, from the coding sequence ATGAAGATTGGCATTATTATTATTTTTCATAACAATGAAAATGAAATAGATACCAAATATTTTATCGAGAAGATTAACCAAGCTCCAGGATTAAAAATATGCTTTGTTAATAACGATAGTAGAGACTATACTTACAACAGATTAAAAATGGTTAAAGAAGCATGTGATAATGTGTCTTTAGTAAACATAAAAAAATCAAAGTCAGATATCTCTGCAGTTAGAGCAGGAGCACGATATATGAACAATAATTTTAATTTAGATTTCTTAGGGTATGTATCTATAAATCTTTTAAATACAAATTACCATGGTATAAAAGGATTAATAAAAACAATAACGCAAAATCAACAAGAAATATTAAATTTTAATTCGGAAAACGATTTAAAAAAACCAGTAAAACAAACATTATTTCAAAGCCTATTTTCATTAATAGATTATCTTAAATCTATAGAAGTAAAAGATAGCTTTATTAAAATACAAAGCATAAGTAGGTTATAA
- a CDS encoding response regulator, whose translation MKVLAIDDQQLVLLPLQKRLIQLGYDVNILTDANKAKDSIKNFKPDLVIVDINMPTVSGLEIIKFIRENYQNNMSIMVLSGDTKDATITQAFELGIDDYMKKPLSLNEICARVKRLIGAPKQVKTELPNVIIQERCVGVVIPCYNEEERLLSKEFLSFVEENSGYHLCFVNDGSKDNTLQVLKALQKGREDFITVYDCDKNGGKAEAVRLGMLHMAKKEDLDFIGFLDADLSTDLKDFDQLVKTIEQSDFKIVSGSRISRMGANITKESARKIISLTINYIIRKILKMDFKDTQCGAKIFRKDVINIAFKDKFVTQWIFDVEIFKRMSLHFGLKQAKAMLCEQPLRRWIHADGSKLSMKDSVKIVMQLAQIAWVYRPKKKTLTTANTIDLKIV comes from the coding sequence ATGAAAGTATTAGCAATAGACGATCAACAATTAGTATTACTACCGTTACAAAAACGATTAATACAATTAGGTTATGATGTTAACATTTTAACAGATGCTAATAAGGCAAAAGATAGTATTAAAAATTTTAAACCAGATTTAGTAATTGTAGATATAAATATGCCTACAGTTTCTGGGTTAGAAATTATAAAATTTATAAGAGAAAACTATCAAAATAACATGTCTATTATGGTGCTTTCTGGAGATACAAAAGATGCTACCATTACACAAGCTTTTGAGTTAGGTATAGATGATTACATGAAAAAACCATTAAGTCTAAACGAAATTTGTGCTCGTGTAAAGCGATTAATCGGCGCGCCAAAACAAGTTAAAACAGAATTACCTAATGTAATAATACAAGAAAGATGTGTTGGAGTTGTAATCCCTTGTTACAATGAAGAAGAACGCTTACTAAGTAAAGAATTTTTAAGTTTTGTTGAAGAAAACTCTGGCTATCATCTGTGTTTTGTAAACGATGGAAGTAAAGATAATACACTTCAAGTATTAAAAGCACTACAAAAAGGTAGGGAAGATTTTATAACAGTTTACGATTGTGATAAAAACGGTGGTAAAGCCGAAGCTGTTAGACTTGGTATGCTACATATGGCAAAAAAAGAAGATTTAGATTTTATAGGTTTTCTAGATGCAGATTTATCAACAGATTTAAAAGACTTTGATCAGTTAGTAAAAACTATAGAACAATCAGACTTTAAGATTGTAAGCGGATCAAGAATTTCTAGAATGGGCGCAAATATCACTAAAGAGTCTGCTAGAAAAATAATTAGCTTAACCATAAACTACATTATAAGAAAAATCTTAAAAATGGATTTTAAAGACACGCAATGTGGCGCAAAAATCTTTAGAAAGGATGTTATCAACATCGCCTTTAAAGACAAATTTGTAACACAATGGATTTTTGATGTCGAAATTTTTAAAAGAATGAGTTTGCATTTTGGATTAAAACAAGCAAAAGCAATGCTATGTGAACAACCATTAAGACGTTGGATACATGCAGATGGATCTAAATTATCAATGAAAGATTCTGTTAAAATCGTAATGCAATTAGCACAAATAGCATGGGTTTATAGACCTAAAAAAAAGACTTTAACAACAGCTAATACAATAGACTTAAAAATAGTTTAA